From the genome of Lutra lutra chromosome 8, mLutLut1.2, whole genome shotgun sequence:
AAAGATGCtcaggagtgggaggagagacagagcagggaccTTAAAGTAAAGGGGAGTGGAGCTCTGTGGCTGTCTCCAGATGACCCCAGTGATCCCAGTGATGAGCACCAGGAGCAGCACAACCACTATAATCAGTACTGCATCTCCGGAAAGCAGCAGAACTGGCCACTGAGCCAGCGCCAGGCCAAGAAGAGTCAGCAGCAGGGCAAGCAGTGAGGAGCAAACGTAGACAACCAGGCCAGAGAatgcggtgggggtggggctgcctGGATAAAAGAGTCCCCACATGGTCAGCTTCTCCAGCACAGGTCCGCTGTTCCGCTGCGCCCCTGCTGCATCATCTTCATCCTTCATTTCAGGCTGATACCTGACGATGAGAACACAAATAGCCACCAGGGAGTATGTAAGCAGGGTCCCAATCGACATGAGTTCCACAAGAGCGGTGAGTCCAAAGAAGAATGTCACAAAAGCTGTGATAATGCCCAAGGCCACAGTGGCCATGATGGGGAGGTCTGTCCTGGTGTACATCCTGGCAAGGACACCGAACAGGAGGCCATCGTCTGCCATCACATAGATCATCCAACGAATGAGGAACATAGAATCCAAGATGCCggtagaaagagcacagagggctCCAACAGCCACAATATAGCAGGCAGGGGCCCAGCCAATATGGAGAAATGCCTCCGGCAAGGGGCTCCCAGGTTGAAGCTGGTAGTAAGGCACCATGAGCGTAAGTGCTGCAGAGAcaccaaaatacaccaaaaagCAGATGAACACTGAAATCACAATGCCCATGGGGACAGAACGCTTTAGATTCTAGGCTTCTTTGGCAGCAGTAATAATGCTGTCAAAACCAGTAAATGCATAGAAATAGGTAGCTGTTCCACAGAGAATTCCCTCAAAGCCAAAAGGCAGAAACCCTCCAGAGCCCAGAGGACCCAAGCTAGAAGTGTCATTGAGTCTAGACATGGTCATTATGTAGTCCTCTTCTGTGAGCTTCCAGTTGTGCAGGTTCCCCTTAATGAACCCAGAGATGATGACAAAACCAAGAACCAAAAGATTCACCACTGTGAACACCATAGTAACCAGGACAAACTCACTAGCCCTCAGAGCCAGCAATCCGGTGAGCAACACCACCAGGCCCACAGCAAAGAAGTCTGGATATTCTGTAAGGACATAGGGAACATACAGTGAGATCCTCTCACTCAAGTTCCGAGAGATCCAGTTCCCAATCAGGCCATCAAAAGCTAAACTCCAGGCCTGGGCCATACTGGCCGTACCAGTAACACAAGATAGGATAAGGTTCCAGCCAGTGATGAAAGCCCAGAGTTCACCCACAGTGACATAGCTGTAGAGATATGCAGAAGCAGATTGGGGAACCTGGGCCCTAAACTCTGCATAGCACAGAAGACAGGGCAGCCACCAAAAAGCAGATCACAATGGATGGTCCTGCTATTTCACTGGCCACCTCGTCAGCCAGGACATACACACCTGCACCCACTGTGTTGCCCACACCCAGGGCCACTATATCCAGAGTGCTCAGTCTTCCGGCAGGAGAAATCTTAGCCACGTATTGCGCCAGTGTATGTCTACGTACCAGCTTTTTACCAAACCTGCAAAGTGCCTTGCACAGCATTCTAGATGAAACCGAAGAGGAGTCTAGGATCAGAGCACTGTAGCAAGTGCAGAGAGCCCAGAGTCTCCGACTGGGTTCAGTGAGGCTGAGTTAAGCCAAGCTGGGTTGGGGCTGCCAAGTTCAGGTGCTCAGGCTTCAGAGCTGCTGCTTTGTATTTCATCTTACGTGTGCTCTCCCTCCAGGATGCCTAAGACAcagtaaacaataaatatttactgaacccATATTCAACCCACCAACCAAAGCTCAGGAGTCACATGTCACCTGTTGCAGCCCAAATATCACAGAAATGGACACCAAAGGACATTACAGAAAAAATCAGCTCTGCTTTCCCCCCAGAAAAAGTGCCAAATACCTCCCAACATTCTGCTTTTTTACGCACCACATGACATAATCCCATTTGGGTTCGTCTAACTCATGTAGCTTCATGTACTAATTAAGCTGTAAGACACAACAGGGCATGAATTTATTGTGCAATAATTCACACGCGGGATGTTTGCGCAGTGCTTGGGCGTGAGTTATGACACATTAATTCACGGCCTAGAGGGCCTCGTTGCAATTACagacccatttttttaaatatcatctgagtttaaaatacaaaaattggtCCCCCAGTCTTAAAACCCTTACCCCCAAATCAGCTAGCCAAGGTCAGATGGTATTTTGCCCCCCTTCCTCCTTGTTTTGCATTATCCGTTTAGCTGTGCTGATGGCCAAGGAAGTACAGTCCAACCCTTCACCTTACACACGTAGGCCCACAGGGCACTGTgagatgagagaaagagggaggaaggggcagggccTTCCTAACTATCTGCCAGAATGGGAGGAACAGGCTGTTGGGTATGGAAACACAGGAAAAATGGGTGCAGCCGTCAGCCCAGGGTCCGTGACTAAGAAGGGAGAAGAGTCAGAAAGGCCATTTTATGAATTCAGACGTTCAATAAACTTCACCCAAAGAAACCAGGCAAAATTCACTACAATTTTTATGTCCACAGTTATGAGAGTGTGATgggcagggagaaaagaaatgtcaCCTAGCTCAGTCGCTCACAACCAAAACAattccttctgtctcctccttctCTAGGTTCCAGGAAAAAAGGAGAGCTCACTTCTGTAGACAATGCTCCTCACTGGCCACACCATGCTCTATAAACACCCTATACCATCTGTGATGTCAGCTGCCAGCCACCTGGAGAATCTGCCCTGCTCTGTGAGCTTGTATTAAAACACTCACTTATAACTCCCTATTAATTTTTCACGAGGAGTTATTTTTAACTCCCTCAAACCATTGTCTGAATAtgccaaatatattttcttaatgaacGAACCCGGCGTGTGGTTCCTCCTTCCCCTACACCCCTGCTGCTATTCAAATGGTCCCCTCCTCATAGGGAGCAAGGCTTTGGATGAGCAATTCACAGCAATGTCCCGGAAATGAGTAGTGCAGAAGAGACAGAACAAAGTCATGCaacccccactctcctccctacTCAGGCTTCAGTTTTGAGAGAATTTTAGGAAATGTTGTCAGGAGgttttaaagacagaaagatcAAGTCAAAACCAAAAGAACTTCCCTACAGATTATCAAAAGGAACCCTTATGTTATTGGGTCAGACCTTCCATCTTCAAATCCATCAAGACTCCTTATTTGCCACCCACCGGTTCCAGTGCTCTGATTTACTAACAAGCGCACGAGATAGGTAAGGAGGGTCAATTCTTAACTTATGGGATCTCTCTATACTATAAATGTGATTGAGGTGTCTCCCACTCACCCCGGGCTTCAAACCCTTCAGTGGTTTCCCCACTGCCCTTCTTTTAtaatccttccttctttcataaCCTGACCTGCACTTATTCCTCTAACCTCATCCCCTACCCACTTCCTGTTCCAGCTACAAAATTCTACACTCACTCTGTTCCCTTGCCTCTAATGCCCTCTCAAGCCCACTTTGCTTAGCTAAGCCCTCTTATCTTTCAATTCCCAGCTCAGAAACTGCCTCCCCAGGAAGGTTCCCCTGATCCTTACGCTGACTTCCCTATGTGTTCTCAAAGCAGCTGGGCTACCCCCATCAATCCTCAAGTATCAAAATTCcaggggtacgtgggtggctcagccagttaagtgtccaactcttggttttggctcaaacttgatctcagcagggaatctgcttgatattctctccctctccccctccccctgcttgctctctctctttctccctctctcatataaatacataaaatctttttttaaaaacccagttcAGCTGCCTGTCTCCTCCTGCGAgttaggtgcttaataaatatttgttgaacaaatgtaCAAACTGAGGAGAGAAACCTGAAAGAGCACATAATCCAGAATTCCCATCTACTTGACCTTGAGATACAAACCTTGTAACCAAGCACCTTTATAAACCTGACTCAGGTAAATATATAAATGGTGTTACCTTCCTTGTAGAAGGCAATCAAAATGGAAAGTGTAGAGGGAAAACAAACTGTGATAAAACCTTGACCACAGATCATTCAGGGCAGGTATAAGCCACACAGAGGTGATAAAGAATTGTTTGTCTTTGAAcgcttgttttaaaaatatcggGCGACCTTGGGTTATAGGCAACCAGCCACCCACAcccagagagagaatccccactTTTTCGAAGGCATCATGTCCAGGACCTATCATCTAGGCAGGATGCCCTAAGGCAAAGGTGCTCACCTCGAGGGACAGAAGGAAGCCTAATGAAGACACCTAGGGAACATTTTCAAACTTAGATCCTTTCCCTCTGGAGATTCTTGTCCACCTACCCCCTCACTTCCCAGGACTGGTCTAAGCCACCCCAACTGACAAGAAATTGTCCTACCTTTCAAAGGCAAGATGTTCTAAAAGCTTCCTTCAGCTTTTAGTAATTAGGGGTAAAGGCTGTACAGGTAGACTGTTCAGCTTCAAATCACAAATCACAACTCAACCTGTGGACAAATTAGTTCCCCTCTCAGTGCTTTCATTTCCACAAATGGGAGTAAAAGTAAATAGCTTATATGGTTGTTGTGAGGAGTAAGTGAAATGATGCTTGGGAAGTACTCAGCTCAGTGTCTGGTAACCATATGCAAATAATATAATCTACCTAATATTTAATGTTAACATCTGATCCAAAGTCCCCAAACTTTGAAAAGCAATTAATCTTTATAAATGTCCAGTCTCAAAATCATGCACTGAAATTCAAACTTGTTAGCTAGCCatcatgagaaaaatgaaaactgctttgttttttttttttttttcatataattcgCTTTGAAATTCTAAGGACTCTAATTAGACACCCTCATACATGTTGGTGCTAAACACTCTGCAGTCCTAGGCTGACTGAGTTAGACCAAGCATTGAAAAATGCAaggcttggggcacctgactggctcattGAGTagagtctctgactcttggtctgggggttgtgagttcaagccccactttgggcggGGAGcctactgaaaaataaaaacagaggtcaaaaaagaaaagaaaaatacaaggctcaaatacaataattataataCTATCTTTGTCCACAGATGCCTCATCTTATTCCCAGAAGAAGCAGTGCTGGATACAAAGTGGCAAGAGCGaagaacattatatcaaaaatttCGGATTTGAGCCCTGGCTCTTTCACATAACTATATAATCTCAGGTAATTTGCTCaatctctctaaacctcagtttccccgtccTTAAGGAATCTTACTTCACTTTCCTTGCTGGATCAATATGGGAATTCAATGAGAAGAGACAAACTATCACAAGCTGTTACTGGGAGTGTCACTGATGGCACCATCTCGAAGCATAGTCTTAGTGGAATTAACAATGCACACACCTTCCCACCCCACAACCCCTCTCCTGGGTACCTACCCCAAGGAAACTCTCTCCTGAGTCCATAAGGAGACTCAAATGAGCACGTTCATTACAAGACTGTGGTCACTAGAGGTTGGAAGCTATGCCAGCATCTGTTACTAgaggaatttataaataaaatgtgctataCATACACGAGGAAGTAACTCACAGCAGTCGGAAATAATAAAGTAGATTTACAGATAGCAACATGGGTAGATTTCAGAAACAATGTTACCTAGGAAAAGCAAAAGTATGTGTATGGCACAATGCCATTTATACGCATGTTAAGAACAGCCCCAAAATGCTATGTGTTTGTCAAGGATACACCTACATCTGCTAAAATGtcatgtcattcctctgcttaaaaccttCTGCTGGTGTCCCTTTTCTACTCAGAGTAGAAGCCAAAGTCTGCATTTACAATGGCCTACAAAGTCCTACAGTATTTGCACTGACCAAGCTACATCTCagtttcctgcttctccttcttcccattcATTGCTTTCTAGCTATTGGCCTTCCAACCATTCTGGGCTCCAACATACCAGGCAAGATCTTACCTTAGGGCCTCTGTCCTTGTCGTCCCCTATAAATGGACCACTTCCACCCCAGAGAGCCACGTGGTTGTTCCCTTCACTGCATTTGGTGAAACACCACCTTTGTAGCAAGCTTTCCTTGATCACCCCATATAAAACTGCAGTCTGATCCTGACCACCCACCACAGACAGTTATCACTATTTAAGGTActgttttacttacttatttgttaTGATTTGTCTCACTCCAACAGAATTTAAGTTCCACGAAAGCagaactttttttattattttgctcctgcttgtattcctcgTACCTACAACTTCACCTGACACAGTCGGCACtgtgtatttgttgaatggatgagtgTATCTAAATAtacatagaggggtgcctgggtggcaccgtcggttaagtgtctgactcttggttttggctcaggtcatgatctcagggttctgggatcgagacccacatcaggctccacacctagagcagagtctgcttgagactctctctcctccctctgcacttcccccctgtgttctcaatctctctctctctctctaggataaataaaatctttttaaaaacaaaaataaataggggcacctgggtggctcaatgggttgagcctctgccttcagctcaggtcatgatctcagggtcctgggatcgagccccacgttgggctctctgctcagcagggagcctgcttccccctctttctctgcctgcctctctgcctgcttgtgatctctgtcaaataaataaatgaaatcttttaaataaataaataaataaataaataaaataagaataaataaatgtacctATAAAGCATGGATTGGAGGAGCATTTGTTAAATGCCTAAAGCAAATGCCTCTAGTGAGGAGGGGAAATGAGAATAGagataaagatgaaaaggaaaaagaaaatgctttgaaaagggGCCTGACGGGCGGTGATGCCAGCATGCCATGACTGACAGGGGGAATTGACCCCCTCCAGGCACTGCAGGTTCAACAAAGGAATTGCAGGAGACAATGCTGTGAGAGTACCTGGTACAGAGCCTGATAAATGGCAGACTCAATAGATTTAAACTGAAGGGGACCCAGAATCCTGCAATCGTCAGGATGTGGAGTATACAAAGAACATCTGCTAGAAAGAGGGTGGAGAACAAGGGAAGATGGGGCACCCCTCTTACTAGTTCCCTCTGAACCCATGTCCCTTTTCCcaactcctctttctccttcattccctTCAGCTGTCTCTGGAAGGTCCTGTAGCTGGCACTAAGGATGCCTGCACCacagttctctctctttctggggaACCAACCCAGCCACCTACCTCCCCACAAAGAGTGCAACAGTGGTTCTTCACATTTGCTGAATCATAGACTCCTCTGAGGTTGCTCAcctcaaagaagaagaagaagggggatgatgatgatgaagagaagaagaagaagaagaagaagaagaagaagaagaagaagaagaagaagaagaagaagaagaagaagaaggaggaggaggagaaggagaaaaagaaggaggaggaggagaagaagaagtagCAGTAGTAATAGTCGTCGTCGTCGTCATTGTCGTTGTCGTCGTCGTCATACTCTTCTGAAGTCCATCCAGGGACCCTAGGCAAGAATCTCAGAGGAGGACCAACTGAATGGCAGGGTGGGAGATGCTTTTGATCATTCATTTCTCTCAACTCTGTCATGCAGGGTGGTCCTTGGGCTCTCCCCACTTTTACTGAAGATGAGTGAAAATGGGCCTACAGACAGAGTAGGAAGATACCAGGGAAGcaacacaaagaacaaaacacatgGGAATTAAATAATCATAATTTATGACTccagcagaagcaggcagaacaAACAGATGAACAATCAGACTTACAGAGGAAGAAGTAAACCCATGACTGGGGAATCCTGAGAAAGTCTATCTGCAATCCAGTTCATAACAATACAGAGAAACATCTTCCTCAAACACCCTTTCTCCATGAAATAAGCTGCAATTATTCCAATGGTTTATATTCAGTCCAGACTCTCTGACCCAGCTGTCAGTGTCCCGTCCTAATTCCCCCCTTCCCTACGGCCCATCACCTGTTACCTAACTCAGCTCCTCACATCCTGACTTACCCTTCCTGGGATGAACCCTGCCCTGCCAGAGatgccctcctctctgctttccaTCCAGTCTTTAGACCCTCTAGCTTTCCTCAGCCCTATTCTACAATTTCCCCCCATATCTAGGAAGACTTTCCTAAGACATCCTGATTGATCCCCCATCTCCAACCTTCCTGCGCTCTCGGCCAGCATTTACAGCCGGTCCTGATGCTCAGCTGAAACTAATTTCCCCTTTCAGTCTGGTGGTGTCCTGGGTGTGTCACTTAAATTCCTTTACAGTCTAAAAGCTTccagagggcagggccaggaTCCATGTACCTCCTCCTTCTGAATTCCACACTCCCATCCCCAACCCTCACTCCCCAGGACAAGGACCTGCTCATAATTGTACCAAGTAACCAAAAGAGGCATTTAGGACAGAGGATATGAATATATAGATGTATTGATCGACTCCTTTATCTCGAGATTCCTAGaaataggggtttttttttaactttttcattttttggaaagagagaaagggccaAAGAGAGATGGAAACAGGAGACTGGAACATGCACCATCATTGATTTCAAGAGCATTTCCTGAGGACATTTCCTAATGAGGGCTCTGGGTCTGTGAATCTCAGTCTAATTAGGAAACAGTCTCTCCCAAAGGAGGTGCTTGGCGCAGGGGAGGTACTTAAAGAAACGCAGAGAGAGGCCAGGGAACATGAAGCCAGCTTGTATGAATTCCATAATGCCCCCAGCTCCaaacccttccctccctcctcctccctctgtctctctcagtctctgaGCTCATTCCAAACTCCAAAACAAAAGTTCCATCCCAAGTCGCCAAGAAGAACTCCTGTCAAATCCAACAATCCACCCACTAAATTGCAGGCTGTCTTGTTTTCCCAGACGGCCCCACCCACTCTCCTCCATCCTGGAGGTCACTGTgttcactcctctctctctctgagaagggTACTGCCCTTACTCTGGACCTTTCCTTTTCAAAACACTCTTCCAAGTTAAGTTCCTTTCCAAGCAGTAAGTTCCACTGGTTCCCATGGTTGGGTGTTAACCCTCCTGCCAGTCAGGAAGTTGGCCTTGTGGCTCCTCCTGAATGGCTTCAAATACAGTTTGGATACCAGTTGCTTTGCTAGAAGTTTGGTAAAGACTTGAGAGGAAGGCTAATGAGCCtgttcaataattattttcaggTGCTCAAAGTTTCAGAGGAGGGACTTTAAACACAACATCTTCAGAAATCATATCAATCTCTTTCTGTCCAAGCCCAGCTCCTTCCCTGATCCCAAATTATATAAATTCTCTCATCCACCTTAAAATTTCCAGAGAATGAAAACTCCAGAGCCAATCAAACCAGGGACTCCCAAACAAACAAGTGTAAAGTTTTCTGGATAGCTGAGCTTTCCAAGAGTTTCCAAAGTCCTCATCCAAGCAGCCCTGCAACTCTGGAAGGGGGAAGACAGGAATACAAGATTAGAGGCTTTGGGTTCAGGTCAAGAGATTGAAATAACAGCAAGTGTGGTGTACGTAGTACACCCATATTTCCAAAGTGGAAACAGTTCAGAATACAAGCGAAAAAGTAAACAGAGCAAAAGCCATCATGAATGCTGGGGCCAAGTCTCATACCCAAGCATAGAAGGAATTTGTTAACAAcccaaaggaaaaatggaatcttctcattttctctttctgttggtGCCTTGTCTAGaagtatgcgtgtgtgtgtgtgtgtgtgtgtgtgtgtgtgtgtgtgtgtgtgtgtgtctaatcgtggtcattcatttattcattcaacagatatacTTGTCCCCAATTATTCACCACTGCTATAATTATGGcaaataaaaaaccacaaaaatccctCCACTCAAGTTGCTTACATTCCTGCAGGAGGAAGCAGACCATAAACAAGTAATAAGAATATAGACTGTGTCAGATTTGTGATCAGTGCTgcagagaaaagtaaaacaagagaAGGCTAGGATGTGCTCATGGTGGGTGTTGTGATTTTGAGACGGGTGGTCCAGACAGCCTCATGAGCACACTGCTCTGCAACCATCACCAGCATCCAGCTCTGGAACTTGTTCATCTTCCTCAACTGacactctgtacccattaaacagtaaattcccattcttccctccccgcagcccctggcaaccatcatccaactttctgtctctataaatttaaattctctaGGTACCttgtgtaagtggaatcatacagtgctGTCCTTTGGTGcccagcttctttcacttagcatgatgtcttcaaggttcacccatgttgtagcatgtatcggaatgttcttcctttttaaggtagaataatattgcattgtatgtatgtaccacctcttgtttatccattcatccactgatgggcaTGTGGGTTGTGTGGGTTGTGAATATGGGTGTATAAATCTCTTTCTGAGtccctgatttcagttctttttttttaagattttatttaattatttgacagacagagatcacaagtaggcaaagaggcaggcagagagagagagggagaagcaggctccctgctgagcagagagcccgatgtggcgcttgatcccaggaccctgggatcatgacctgagccgaaggcagaggctttaatcctctgagccacctgggcgACCCCCTGATTTCAATTCTGagggatatatacccagaagtgggatttaTGGATCACACAATAgttgcatatttaattttttgagatgtCACCGTGCTGTTTTCCACCATGGCTGTAcgattttacattcccaccagcaatgcacaagcaTCCCGATTTCTGGGcatcctcatcaatacttgttgtcttctctttctttaatagCAGCCAATtcaatgggtgtgaagtggtactTGGCTATTTTTGAGGCACAACAGGATGCCTATGGGGCTGGGACAGAATGAGCCAGCAAGAAACAGTAGGggatgaggtcagagagaaaggaggaagccagATCCTTCACATAGGGCCTGAGAATCACTGTGAGGACTTTGGGTTTTACTCTGAGTGTGATAGAAACCTAGAAAAAGTGATAGtttcatattttggctactgattttcatgttttttggACAAAGTATTGGGTTTTCAAACTAAGGAAAGGCTTTCTCCAGAGTTTGGAAACAAGGCATGGAGACAAGTTTTGCAGAGACCTCAATAGATGTCTGATGCTCTGACAACAGAGGAGGGCTGAACAAGCTGTATTCTTGCATCTATCTCCCTCTCTAGATGCCAAAGAAGAGATGCCATACAGTGGCATGGGACAGTGACATGGGACAGTGACATGATGGATTGCTTTCATTGAAAGTGTTCATGTTATGAATTATCTCTAGGCAGAATTCAATcacttaaaaatcaaacaaaagtcATTTTAGTGTCATTCACCATTTTGGGTTATTCCCACCATTACTGTGGATAATCAAGAGCTGACATGGAGATAAAGGGCGCTTTTTCTGGAACCTAGTGAAATACAGGACTGCAAAGACAGAGGTAGGTAGACTCTCAGAAAGGGGGCAGGAACTATGTGAATCAGGCACTTGTAATCCTTGCAGATTTAAATAGATGAATCCAGTCCCAAGCCCCAGATGCCTCAGGAAGGACTGTCAGAAATGTCTGAGATGATCAGTGCTGGAGAGAGAAAGGGCCCCAAAGGGAAGCCTGAAAACACATTTCTGAGAGGCAAAGAGTACCTCTCATAACCTCACTTCCCCCAGGCGACAGGGATGGAAGCTTCTACATCAAAATGAGAAGTCCAAGGAGTTATAGATTTTCTCAACAATAAATAATCTGGAGAGAATGGCTACCCAACCACTGTttataaatgttagaaaatacacacttgtgtgtgtgggctggggagggaaatggagggtagagaaggagagaattaTGGGGTTGTCCCCactgggaaaggaggagggacagaaatcAATTTTCACCATGGCATTCTTAGGATTCAAATGGAGGTTAAGGGAGGAAAGTATAGTAAAACTTAGAAACCTAAATAAGTAATTTCTCTCAGCAAGGAAACAGGCCATGTACTGCTAGGTTCTGTGTGctgtttttctctccatctgAGGACCACCTTATTCAACCTCCAGTCTTAACCTAGTATGATCACCACTCATCCCCCAGGAGAAAGAGACTCCACAGCTTGCTTCACATCATAGTTCCcaactcctttcccttctctgtgggcTCATTACAGAAGTCCTAGGTTACCTTTAAGCCTtcaaatatgtataataaaagtGGGACTAGGATATAGGAGAAGGccgctcttcctcctctcctcaagTGGAAAAATAGTAGACCTAGGTAGAAGGGGAACTTTTAggtcattcattcagtcattcatccaGTAAATATTAAGCACCTTCTAAATG
Proteins encoded in this window:
- the LOC125107148 gene encoding LOW QUALITY PROTEIN: cationic amino acid transporter 3-like (The sequence of the model RefSeq protein was modified relative to this genomic sequence to represent the inferred CDS: inserted 2 bases in 1 codon; substituted 1 base at 1 genomic stop codon), with the protein product MLCKALCRFGKKLVRRHTLAQYVAKISPAGRLSTLDIVALGVGNTVGAGVYVLADEVASEIAGPSIVICFLVAALSXLCYAEFRAQVPQSASAYLYSYVTVGELWAFITGWNLILSCVTGTASMAQAWSLAFDGLIGNWISRNLSERISLYVPYVLTEYPDFFAVGLVVLLTGLLALRASEFVLVTMVFTVVNLLVLGFVIISGFIKGNLHNWKLTEEDYIMTMSRLNDTSSLGPLGSGGFLPFGFEGILCGTATYFYAFTGFDSIITAAKEAXNLKRSVPMGIVISVFICFLVYFGVSAALTLMVPYYQLQPGSPLPEAFLHIGWAPACYIVAVGALCALSTGILDSMFLIRWMIYVMADDGLLFGVLARMYTRTDLPIMATVALGIITAFVTFFFGLTALVELMSIGTLLTYSLVAICVLIVRYQPEMKDEDDAAGAQRNSGPVLEKLTMWGLFYPGSPTPTAFSGLVVYVCSSLLALLLTLLGLALAQWPVLLLSGDAVLIIVVVLLLVLITGITGVIWRQPQSSTPLYFKVPALSLLPLLSIFMNVYLMMQMAAGTWIRFSVWMLIGLAIYFGYGIQHARRIKPTSVRAQTDDLELNSASTSSI